Proteins encoded within one genomic window of Ranitomeya variabilis isolate aRanVar5 chromosome 4, aRanVar5.hap1, whole genome shotgun sequence:
- the LOC143768684 gene encoding sialic acid-binding Ig-like lectin 9, protein MTDWSLHFHAIILISLLLWKDVGSQIFQGFGITAPRNVVVQTGLCVHIPCSFKFPAISTFSRNARGIWFRGNFVSSQTVAVKSSLELPNKRDRFFLTGDVWRGDCSLMINDVREQDADYYSFRIEDGSSVFPFHDFRTLLRVIELSDKPEISPAGGIIVGQEITLSCTSPGICSGNSPSITWEGKVKMKREKIYAINNEDGTIIHRSNITFVPSAEDDQLSLICKVTFENNVATSRSISLNVEGALQKDIPMPVCRSIDSGIIAAMAVGNVVILILIFVGTYYFLKRNMAKRSLGKESQSQTQRRESNYQNLNGQENDVYYSLRMH, encoded by the exons ATGACGGACTGGAGTCTACATTTCCATGCAATAATATTGATTAGTCTTCTATtatggaaag ATGTAGGATCACAGATTTTTCAAGGATTTGGCATAACGGCTCCAAGAAACGTCGTCGTCCAGACAGGACTCTGTGTGCATATTCCATGCTCGTTTAAATTTCCAGCAATCAGCACCTTCTCCAGGAACGCCCGAGGAATCTGGTTCAGAGGAAATTTCGTGTCCTCGCAAACTGTGGCTGTTAAAAGTAGTTTGGAACTTCCAAATAAAAGAGACAGGTTCTTTCTTACCGGAGATGTCTGGAGAGGGGATTGTTCTCTGATGATCAACGATGTAAGGGAGCAAGACGCGGATTATTACAGTTTTAGAATTGAGGATGGAAGCAGTGTTTTTCCTTTCCATGACTTCAGAACCTTACTGAGAGTGATAG AATTATCAGATAAACCAGAGATATCTCCGGCAGGAGGGATTATTGTTGGCCAGGAGATAACCCTCAGTTGTACAAGTCCTGGAATATGTTCTGGAAATTCTCCATCCATCACATGGGAAGGAAAAGTTAAAATGAAAAGAGAGAAAATCTATGCAATAAATAATGAAGATGGCACCATCATACATCGTTCTAATATTACCTTTGTTCCATCGGCTGAAGACGATCAACTTTCCCTCATCTGTAAAGTCACCTTCGAAAATAATGTGGCCACAAGTAGAAGCATCTCTCTGAACGTAGAAG GTGCTCTCCAGAAGGATATTCCTATGCCTG TTTGTAGGTCTATAGATTCTGGCATAATTGCTGCAATGGCCGTTGGTAACGTTGTGATCCTGATTTTGATTTTTGTTGGCACCTACTACTTTTTGAAGAGAAACATGGCGAAACGATCATTAG GAAAGGAGTCTCAAAGTCAAACACAACGAAGAGAAAGCAATTACCAG